The following are encoded in a window of Megalops cyprinoides isolate fMegCyp1 chromosome 16, fMegCyp1.pri, whole genome shotgun sequence genomic DNA:
- the LOC118791662 gene encoding toll-like receptor 2, with product MSSALLHPAGQPLHHWLLGGASSVAVVHSGISELDCGFARLLTNLTDLDLSENELKDGFLELEQCPVTFPRLDCLRLNGNRLRSFQHLCLLLKGTPALQDLHASQNNFSQPPSGCSLGDRSFRVLNLSHTELVQMTPYLPRSVVVLDLSGNNLQHFESLPRGLRKLHLSDNHLLTLPVLTNAPLLRVLEVDGNQLTGLWDESGPGTDPLRVLEELVAFRAGRNPYNCSCGVRDTVDHFRRQSGIMKDWPDDYVCHTPLSLKGTLLKDLWLSYYECNHTAAVCLISLSVLAVVVLIAVLIGCVFYRSAFRRP from the coding sequence ATGTCTTCCgctctcctccaccctgccGGCCAGCCCCTTCACCACTGGCTGCTGGGTGGAGCGAGCAGTGTAGCTGTTGTACACTCTGGGATCTCCGAGCTCGACTGCGGGTTTGCCCGCCTGCTGACTAATTTGACGGACCTTGACCTGTCAGAGAATGAGCTAAAGGATGGTTTCCTGGAGCTTGAGCAGTGTCCCGTCACCTTTCCGAGACTGGACTGCCTCAGGTTGAATGGAAACCGCCTCCGGTCCTTCCAGCACCTGTGTCTACTCTTGAAAGGCACACCTGCCCTCCAAGATCTCCACGCCAGCCAGAACAACTTCTCCCAGCCCCCCTCGGGCTGCTCATTGGGAGACAGGAGCTTTCGGGTCCTGAACCTGTCCCACACAGAGCTCGTCCAGATGACACCTTACCTGCCGCGCTCGGTGGTAGTACTTGACCTGAGTGGCAACAACCTCCAGCATTTTGAAAGCCTGCCGCGGGGCCTCCGAAAGCTTCACCTGTCAGATAACCACCTCCTGACGTTGCCGGTCCTGACGAATGCTCCTCTGCTGCGTGTCTTGGAGGTGGATGGGAACCAGCTGACGGGTCTGTGGGATGAGTCTGGGCCCGGCACTGATCCCCTGCGGGTTCTGGAGGAGCTCGTGGCCTTCCGTGCCGGACGGAACCCGTACAATTGCAGCTGTGGTGTGAGAGACACCGTGGATCATTTTAGGAGACAGTCTGGCATCATGAAAGACTGGCCTGATGATTATGTGTGCCACACACCTTTGTCGCTCAAAGGGACCCTACTGAAGGACCTCTGGCTCTCGTACTATGAATGCAAccacactgcagctgtctgtctcatctctctgtctgtcctggcAGTGGTCGTCCTCATTGCTGTGTTGATTGGCTGCGTGTTCTATAGATCAGCCTTTCGAAGACCTTAA
- the LOC118791289 gene encoding 40S ribosomal protein S14 produces MAPRKGKEKKEEQVISLGPQVAEGENVFGVCHIFASFNDTFVHVTDLSGKETICRVTGGMKVKADRDESSPYAAMLAAQDVAQRCKELGITALHIKLRATGGNRTKTPGPGAQSALRALARSGMKIGRIEDVTPIPSDSTRRKGGRRGRRL; encoded by the exons ATGGCACCTCGCAAGGGcaaggagaagaaggaagagCAGGTGATCAGCCTGGGCCCCCAGGTCGCCGAGGGCGAGAACGTCTTCGGTGTCTGCCACATCTTCGCCTCCTTTAACGACACCTTCGTCCACGTCACTGACCTCTCTGGCAA GGAGACGATCTGCCGTGTGACTGGCGGTATGAAGGTGAAGGCTGACAGAGACGAGTCCTCCCCCTACGCCGCCATGTTGGCCGCCCAAGACGTGGCGCAGAGGTGCAAGGAGCTGGGCATCACCGCCCTGCACATCAAGCTGAGAGCCACGGGGGGCAACAG AACTAAGACTCCCGGACCCGGTGCCCAGTCTGCCCTCCGAGCCCTGGCTCGCTCTGGGATGAAGATCGGCCGTATCG AGGACGTCACCCCGATCCCATCAGACAGCACCCGCAGAAAGGGCGGTCGTCGTGGGCGTCgtctgtaa
- the cd74a gene encoding CD74 molecule, major histocompatibility complex, class II invariant chain a: MADQQDASLLGRTESQESVVRTPGRASMSDAKIAGITLLFCLLLAGQGLTAYFVITQKSQISTLEQNTDRLKTQLTRRPSGSSAPKMLRMPMYNMPLLMDVSSEKKEIPMTKLEDTVMVNLEKQVKDLLEDPQLPQFNETFLGNLKSLKGQMEESEWKGFESWMHHWLVFQMAQQKHPAPTPVPGEATTPLGAYKLQTKCQLEAAGGGSVKPGFYRPQCDEQGNYLPMQCWHSTGYCWCVDKNGVQIPNTLVRGRPVCGGMPGADQMMAFPSLARMVSMKDD, translated from the exons ATGGCCGACCAACAGGATGCGTCGCTCCTCGGGCGAACTGAGAGCCAGGAGAGTGTCGTGAGAACTCCGGGAAG GGCCTCCATGAGCGACGCCAAAATCGCCGGCATCACTCTGCTGTTCTGCCTGCTCCTCGCAGGCCAGGGACTCACAGCCTACTTCGTCATCACCCAGAAGAGCCAGATCAGCACCCTGGAGcagaacacagacaggctgAAGACCCAGCTGACCCGCAGGCCCTCCG GATCCAGCGCCCCTAAGATGCTCCGCATGCCTATGTACAACATGCCCCTTCTCATGGATGTGTCCAGCGAGAAAAAGGAGATTCCTATGACG aAGCTGGAGGACACTGTTATGGTCAACCTGGAGAAGCAAGTTAAGGACCTTctggag GacccacagctgccccagttCAATGAGACGTTCCTGGGAAACCTCAAGAGCCTGAAGGGTCAGATGGAGGAGTCGGAGTGGAAG GGCTTTGAGAGCTGGATGCATCACTGGCTGGTCTTCCAGATGGCCCAGCAGAAGCACCCTGCACCCACCCCAGTGCCTGGGGAGGCCACCACACCCCTGGGAG CATACAAACTCCAGACAAAATGCCAGCTGGAGGCAGCCGGCGGCGGCTCCGTGAAGCCGGGCTTCTACCGCCCCCAGTGTGACGAGCAGGGCAACTACCTGCCCATGCAGTGCTGGCACAGCACCGGCTACTGCTGGTGCGTCGACAAGAACGGCGTGCAGATCCCCAACACCCTGGTGCGCGGGAGACCCGTCTGCGGAGGCATGCCTG GCGCTGACCAGATGATGGCATTCCCCAGCTTGGCCAGAATGGTGTCGATGAAGG aTGATTAA